From Nonomuraea helvata, a single genomic window includes:
- a CDS encoding sugar ABC transporter permease produces the protein MKRSERGAWPYLFLTPAIVLFTLFLAVPIGYTVWLAMRRTKVSGLGLGRGARKEVFVGFDNFSAALSDPELWHGWLRVLGYGALVLVVMLGLALLFALLLDSARVRLARFSRIAIFLPYAVPGVAATLLWGFLYLPSLSPIRDVLDIDFLGASTVTYSMANVAVWGGTGFNMLVLYTTLRAIPRDLYEAARLDGASELQIALRVKIPILTPAIILTTVFSIIATIQVFTEPTTLRPLTNTISSTWSPLMKVYRDAFVTGDLYSAAATSIVIAAISLVLSFGFLRVVRNHAFGES, from the coding sequence ATGAAGAGGTCGGAGAGGGGGGCGTGGCCGTACCTGTTCCTGACCCCCGCGATCGTGCTGTTCACGCTCTTCCTCGCGGTGCCCATCGGGTACACCGTCTGGCTGGCGATGCGCCGTACCAAGGTGTCCGGGCTCGGGCTGGGCAGGGGCGCGCGGAAGGAGGTCTTCGTCGGGTTCGACAACTTCTCCGCCGCCCTGTCCGACCCTGAGTTGTGGCACGGCTGGCTGCGCGTGCTCGGCTACGGCGCGCTGGTGCTGGTCGTGATGCTGGGACTGGCCCTGCTGTTCGCGCTGCTGCTGGACTCGGCGCGGGTGCGGCTGGCCCGATTCTCGAGGATCGCGATCTTCCTGCCGTACGCGGTGCCGGGCGTGGCCGCCACGCTGCTGTGGGGGTTCCTCTACCTGCCCTCGCTCAGTCCCATCAGGGACGTCCTGGACATCGACTTCCTCGGGGCGAGCACCGTCACGTACTCCATGGCGAACGTGGCGGTGTGGGGCGGGACCGGCTTCAACATGCTCGTGCTCTACACCACGCTCCGGGCGATCCCGCGCGACCTGTACGAGGCGGCGCGGCTGGACGGCGCCTCCGAGCTCCAGATCGCCCTGCGGGTGAAGATCCCGATCCTCACCCCGGCGATCATCCTGACCACCGTCTTCTCGATCATCGCGACCATCCAGGTGTTCACCGAGCCCACCACGCTGCGGCCGCTGACCAACACCATCAGCTCCACGTGGAGCCCGCTCATGAAGGTCTACCGCGACGCGTTCGTCACCGGCGACCTGTACTCGGCCGCCGCCACCTCGATC